The Solibacillus daqui genome has a segment encoding these proteins:
- the flgL gene encoding flagellar hook-associated protein FlgL — MRVTQSMLSSNMLRNLNVSYGKMSKYQEQLTSGKKVNRPSDDPVIAVKGMGYRVDLDKNAQFQRNIGEAHSWLDSTDESLGQVGEALKRVKELIVQAANDTNTPEDRQKINAEISQIKNQIQDIANSKVGENYIFSGTHTNQPLYKDGAPNPDATLTAKGLGEKIEINVFDGIKMQINTSGIDYFKEIDGFMGTVEKILNDPTMTGDKIGDALGAEITDGTSKIPGLDAITEKTLTLRADVGARQNRVELMENRLSLQEVNVTKQMSQNEDTDYAKTITEMVTTESIHQASLSVGAKIIQQTLVDFIR, encoded by the coding sequence ATGCGCGTCACACAATCAATGTTATCGAGCAATATGCTTCGTAACTTAAATGTAAGCTATGGAAAAATGTCGAAATACCAAGAACAATTGACTTCAGGGAAAAAAGTTAATCGTCCATCCGATGACCCAGTAATTGCAGTAAAAGGAATGGGCTACCGCGTAGATTTAGATAAAAATGCACAATTCCAACGTAATATTGGTGAAGCGCATAGTTGGCTAGACTCTACGGATGAATCTCTTGGTCAAGTTGGCGAGGCACTGAAGCGTGTGAAGGAATTAATCGTTCAAGCTGCGAATGATACGAATACACCTGAAGACCGTCAAAAAATTAATGCAGAAATTTCGCAAATTAAAAATCAAATCCAAGATATCGCAAATTCAAAGGTTGGCGAGAATTATATTTTCTCAGGAACACATACAAACCAACCTTTATATAAAGATGGTGCACCCAATCCGGACGCTACATTAACAGCGAAGGGTCTGGGTGAAAAGATTGAAATTAATGTGTTTGACGGCATTAAAATGCAGATTAATACATCAGGTATTGATTATTTTAAAGAAATAGATGGCTTCATGGGGACAGTGGAAAAGATATTAAATGACCCGACGATGACTGGAGACAAAATTGGGGATGCATTGGGTGCAGAGATTACAGATGGCACGAGTAAGATTCCTGGTTTAGATGCAATAACTGAAAAAACACTAACATTACGTGCTGACGTCGGTGCACGCCAAAACCGTGTTGAACTTATGGAAAATCGCTTATCACTTCAAGAAGTAAACGTAACAAAACAAATGTCTCAAAATGAAGATACGGATTATGCTAAAACGATTACCGAAATGGTAACAACTGAATCAATTCACCAAGCATCATTATCAGTAGGCGCGAAGATTATTCAACAAACGCTAGTAGATTTCATCCGTTAA
- a CDS encoding DUF6470 family protein — MRFPQIQISKTDIQMDYSITKPQQRIQQPQADLKISQPAATLEINTTNAKLDINQDQLWRDLGMKPTGELIKEYAQMGRQEMLKGISRRVGEGNQMMGSAGKDQGRATIQGIAKQNHGPKRAGPYNIKFIPSFNAVKVNITPGTTDVNITRNAPKIDVQVNKPKMDFTYGDVRGRMMVRPDIEIDVIG; from the coding sequence ATGCGATTCCCGCAAATACAAATTTCAAAAACTGATATTCAGATGGATTATTCGATCACGAAGCCGCAGCAGCGAATCCAGCAGCCACAAGCCGATTTGAAAATATCCCAGCCCGCTGCAACATTGGAAATCAACACGACTAATGCGAAATTAGACATCAATCAAGACCAGCTCTGGCGTGATTTAGGAATGAAGCCGACAGGGGAACTCATAAAAGAATATGCGCAAATGGGCCGACAAGAAATGCTAAAAGGGATTTCGAGACGTGTCGGTGAGGGCAATCAAATGATGGGAAGTGCCGGGAAAGATCAAGGACGAGCAACAATCCAAGGTATTGCCAAGCAAAATCATGGTCCGAAGCGTGCCGGTCCGTACAATATCAAATTTATCCCTTCGTTTAATGCGGTAAAAGTGAATATTACACCGGGGACAACAGACGTAAATATTACACGAAATGCTCCAAAAATTGACGTTCAAGTGAACAAGCCAAAAATGGACTTCACGTATGGTGATGTTCGTGGCAGAATGATGGTAAGACCAGATATAGAAATTGACGTTATCGGTTAA
- the fliW gene encoding flagellar assembly protein FliW, whose translation MIIETKLLGEVEINESEIITFEQGLLGLPEYKNYILLSLDIDLPLALLQSTEVASIGFVIAFPYAFKKDFEFDLSEEDIQDLKIASVEDVITYAIVTLKESFKDSTINLLAPLVINTKTNTAKQIVLQDNSQYSLQFPLQLEIGSAI comes from the coding sequence ATGATTATTGAGACAAAGCTTTTAGGCGAAGTTGAAATTAATGAATCTGAAATTATTACATTTGAACAAGGTTTACTAGGCTTACCTGAATACAAAAACTATATTTTACTTTCTTTAGATATAGATTTACCGCTTGCGCTATTACAATCTACAGAAGTAGCATCAATTGGCTTTGTAATAGCATTCCCATATGCGTTTAAAAAGGATTTTGAATTCGATTTATCAGAAGAAGATATTCAAGATTTAAAAATTGCTTCAGTCGAAGATGTTATCACGTATGCAATTGTAACACTAAAAGAATCCTTTAAAGACTCAACAATCAATTTATTAGCTCCTTTAGTTATCAACACAAAAACAAATACAGCAAAGCAAATTGTATTACAAGACAACAGTCAATATTCTTTACAATTTCCGTTGCAATTAGAAATAGGAAGTGCTATATAG
- the csrA gene encoding carbon storage regulator CsrA, with amino-acid sequence MLVLSRKKGESIMIGDQIEIKVLAIDGDQVKLGIVAPKSIKVHRSEIFEAIQEQNKEALGNDNVLTILNNMK; translated from the coding sequence GTGTTAGTTTTGTCGAGAAAAAAAGGCGAATCAATTATGATTGGTGACCAGATTGAAATAAAAGTGCTAGCAATTGATGGCGATCAAGTAAAATTAGGAATTGTCGCACCAAAATCAATTAAAGTACACCGCTCTGAAATATTTGAAGCGATTCAGGAGCAGAATAAGGAAGCGCTTGGTAATGATAATGTACTTACAATTTTAAATAACATGAAATGA
- a CDS encoding motility associated factor glycosyltransferase family protein, producing MGNIKIELAKSGEKNLIVNNINYYSTYNPKKDVSKYIASKIDKNCVRYIVIGLGLGYHIDELLIQDDKEIIVLETNQDIMNYLNENKILDKYRNNKRIKFVANFKDLHLTIKDCLIIIPAWKKHLQDEKVKLVIEQLEFEFAKGQNRDLMLENFSRNIVTNWKTIKPLENQLHLKTAILVAAGPDLDNQIDFLNRAQNKAYILCVSAAYQTLKEHNIRPNGIVAIDQRVEYLLQLGDSNIPVPLFALSTVHPSFTSTNNELFLLFQRGLDFVEQYAIEFDTPLIESHGSVATAGLSLLQYLGAEQIIFVGQDLAMHANKSHSAYSTSNYVVPIASRYKTKSNSEKDVETQLQWLIFKRHLEKMIENTPSIQYFNTSYNGAKIRGAEYKNSAEIII from the coding sequence ATGGGAAATATAAAAATAGAACTTGCTAAAAGCGGAGAAAAAAATTTAATTGTAAATAACATAAATTATTATAGTACATATAATCCGAAAAAAGATGTAAGTAAATATATTGCAAGTAAAATCGATAAAAATTGTGTTAGATATATAGTGATTGGTTTAGGATTAGGCTACCATATAGATGAATTATTAATTCAAGATGATAAGGAGATTATTGTTTTAGAAACAAATCAAGACATAATGAATTATTTAAATGAAAACAAGATTCTGGACAAATACAGAAATAATAAAAGAATTAAATTTGTAGCAAATTTTAAGGACCTTCATTTAACTATCAAGGACTGTTTAATTATCATACCTGCATGGAAAAAACATCTGCAGGATGAAAAGGTTAAATTAGTTATCGAACAATTAGAGTTCGAATTTGCAAAGGGACAAAATCGAGATTTAATGCTTGAAAATTTTTCGCGAAATATTGTAACTAATTGGAAAACGATAAAGCCTCTAGAAAATCAGTTACACTTAAAAACTGCTATATTGGTTGCAGCTGGCCCAGATTTGGATAACCAAATCGATTTCTTAAATAGGGCTCAAAATAAGGCATATATCCTTTGTGTCAGTGCAGCTTATCAAACGCTTAAAGAACATAATATTAGACCAAATGGAATTGTAGCAATTGATCAAAGAGTAGAGTATTTACTCCAATTAGGAGACAGTAATATACCTGTTCCACTTTTTGCATTATCAACAGTTCATCCGAGTTTCACTTCAACTAATAATGAACTATTTTTATTATTCCAAAGAGGGTTAGACTTTGTTGAACAGTATGCAATTGAATTTGATACTCCATTAATTGAATCGCACGGTTCGGTTGCAACAGCAGGGCTTAGTTTATTGCAATATTTAGGGGCAGAACAAATTATATTCGTTGGGCAAGATCTAGCAATGCATGCTAATAAATCACATTCGGCTTATTCAACTTCAAATTATGTAGTTCCTATAGCTTCACGTTATAAAACCAAAAGTAATAGCGAGAAAGATGTAGAAACTCAATTACAATGGCTTATTTTTAAAAGACATTTAGAAAAAATGATAGAAAATACACCATCAATACAATACTTTAATACATCGTACAATGGGGCAAAAATTCGAGGGGCTGAATATAAAAATTCAGCTGAAATCATAATATAA
- the hag gene encoding flagellin Hag, translating to MRIQHNISALNTHRNLTFNNTQASKNLEKLSSGYKINRAGDDAAGLAISEKMRGQIRGLDMASKNAQDGISLIQTAEGALNETHSILQRMRELAVQASTDTNESVDRDKLQAEVAQLIEEIDRIASTTQFNNMNLLDGSFTGKAIHIGANEGQKLDISIGNMNSTDLSVSGVDISTSRSDADAAITTINDALNTVSEQRSKLGAWQNRLEHTINNLGASSENLTAAESRIRDTDMAKEMMGFTKNNILMQAAQSMLAQANQQPQGVLQLLG from the coding sequence ATGAGAATTCAACACAACATTTCAGCTTTAAACACACACCGTAACCTTACTTTCAACAACACTCAAGCGTCTAAAAACCTTGAGAAGTTATCTTCAGGTTACAAAATCAACCGTGCTGGCGATGACGCTGCAGGTTTAGCAATCTCTGAAAAAATGCGCGGACAAATTCGTGGTCTTGATATGGCATCTAAAAATGCTCAAGATGGTATTTCTTTAATTCAAACTGCTGAGGGTGCATTAAATGAAACACACTCTATTTTACAACGTATGCGTGAGTTAGCAGTACAAGCTTCAACTGACACAAATGAATCAGTTGACCGTGATAAATTACAAGCAGAAGTTGCACAATTAATCGAAGAAATTGACCGTATTGCTTCTACAACTCAGTTCAACAACATGAACTTATTAGATGGTTCATTCACTGGTAAAGCAATCCACATCGGTGCAAACGAAGGACAAAAACTAGACATTTCAATCGGAAATATGAATTCTACTGACTTATCTGTTAGTGGTGTTGATATTAGTACTTCACGTTCAGATGCAGATGCAGCAATTACAACAATTAACGATGCATTAAATACAGTATCTGAACAACGTTCTAAACTTGGTGCATGGCAAAACCGCCTAGAGCACACTATCAACAACTTAGGTGCTTCTAGCGAAAACTTAACTGCTGCTGAATCTCGTATCCGTGATACAGATATGGCAAAAGAGATGATGGGCTTCACAAAGAACAATATCTTAATGCAAGCTGCACAATCTATGTTAGCGCAAGCTAACCAACAGCCACAAGGTGTATTACAATTATTAGGTTAA